The sequence GGGTAGCTTACCTATTGACCGGATTACCACCCTCGCCAGAGGCTGTTGACAAGTACCTGTCGGACAACAACCCGGATGCCTATGCGAAGATGACCGACCACTATTTGAATTCCGGACAATTTGGTGAACGCTGGGCAAGGCACTGGATGGATATGGTGCGGTATGCAGAAACAAAGGGCCATGAATTTGATTACACGATTTCAGATGCATGGCGGTACCGCGACTACCTGATCAGGGCATTCAACAACGACCTGCCGTACGACCAGATGGTGAAGGAACAACTGGCAGGTGACCTTCTTCGTCAGCAACGCATCAATACAGCTACTGGTGAAAATGAATCGCAGATAGCCACTGTATTTTATGCCCTTGGAGAAGGGACACATAGTCCGGTTGACGTACGCCAGGATGAAGCCGACAGGATCGACAATATCATAGACGTAACAGGGAAGACCTTCCAGGGACTAACGATCTCCTGTGCACGCTGCCATGACCATAAGTTTGATCCGATCAGTACAAAGGACTATTATTCGATGTTTGGCATTGTGGAAGGTACCAGGTTCTCCCCGATCCCCGCGAATATGGCCAATAAAACAGGAAGCATACAGGCACTTCAGCAAAACAATGATTCCGTTCGGATCCTGATAGCTGCAAAATGGCTGCAGGAGTTAGCTGGAAAGCCTGCATTAACAAGGGTTCCAGGTACCAAAAGCAAGGAACAAAATACCGGGATAAAGACATTAGGCGAATTCCGGGGTAATAGCATCGGTGACTGGAAAACTGATGGCATGGCCATAAGTAAATCAACTACGCTTGGCAACCCGGTACTGAACAAATCCGGTAAAATTGTTGCCCTGGATGATGGAAAGGCATCCAGCCGGATCATTGGAAACAATATATATGGAGCGCTGCGCTCACCAGATTTCATCATCGATAAAAACTATATCGGTGTAAGAGCATTGGGAAAGGATGCCTCTATCCGCATTGTGATCGATAATTTCCAATTGATCCAATACCCAATATACGGGGATATGGACCAACGAATTGATACATCAGGTTGGGAGAACCATGTTTTTGATGTAACCCAATGGAAGGGCCGGAATGCGTATATCGAGGTCCTTACCGGCTATTTCGAACAGCATGTCTTCAAAATGCATAAAGATGCCTGGTTTGATGTACAATATGCGATCGCCTATGACCAGCAATGGGCAGAGCCGGTACAGGCTGTCAGCCAGGAACCGGTAGATCCTGGAAAAGCGGTTGACCATTGGCGTAACTATACAGCTTCCGTTGAAGAGGTAAAGGCATTGAATGGATTATTGCGCCAGCGGAGCATATCCGGTACCATTCCCGGACTCGACAATTTGCAGCAGCAAAGGTCCCAGCTACAAATGAGCCTTGCAGATTCGATTGAATTTGTAAGTGGTGTGACCGATGGGTATGCGAAAAACAGTCCGGTTTTCATCCGCGGCAGTTACAAGGAACTATCCGAAAAGCCTGTAGAACGCGCTTTTCTCTCCGCTTTAAGAAAAGGGAATACGACCTACAATGAAAAAGGCAGCGGCAGGATGCAACTGGCAGAATCAATAACCCAACCGACGAATCCGCTAACCGCGCGGGTGATGGTGAACCGGATCTGGCATTACTTATTTGGGAAAGGAATTGTAGAGACAGTGGATAATTTCGGTATGCAGGGAAAGCTGCCGAGTAATCCGGAATTGCTCGATTTCCTGGCTATCAAATTCCAGAAGGATGGCTATTCGGTCAAGAAAATGATCCGGTCAATATTGATGAGTGAGGCATTCAGGAGAAGTGCCAAACCAAGTGAAGCAGCAAGAAAACAGGATCCCAACAATATCTACCTGTCGCATTTCCCGATCAGGCGGCTCGAGGCTGAAGCGATACGCGATGCCCTGCTGATGGCATCCGGTAAACTGGATACAACGATGTATGGTCCACCGGTACCCGCCTATATCTCGAGCTTTATGAACGGACGGGGAAAGCCGGAGCAATCGGGTCCGATTGATGGCCGCGGCCGCCGGAGCATTTACCTGGAAGTGCGGCGCAATTTCCTGGATCCGATGATGACCACTTTTGACCGGCCAATTCCATTTACAGCCTTTGGAAAAAGGAACGTCACAAATGTGCCGGCACAGTCCCTCATTTTAATGAACGACCCCTTTGTGGTCATGCAGGCGGAAGGCATGGCCAAAAACCTGCTGGCTAAAGAACAACTAACATTCGACAACAGGATCCAGTGGATCTACAGGCAGGCATTATCGCGGCCTGCAAAGCCGGAAGAGATCAGTGCGGCCAGGGGCCTGGTGCAACAATTTGCAGGGCGTTATAAAATAAAAGAAGGCGCATGGGATAATAACCTCACCATCTGGAAAGATTATATCCATTCGGTTTTCAATTTCAAGGAATTCATTTACCTGAATTAGACATGGCAAATAAAAAACACAGCATCTATCGACCGGTGACCCGCAGGGAAATGTTGGGCATGTGCAAAGCAGGGTTTGGTTCTGTTGCCCTTGCCAGTCTCTTTGGCAGTATCCCGGGTTGTTCGGCCTTTGATCCTAAGCAGGCCGACCTGCTGGATAAACTTGCCGGTAGTCATCCCCTGCCTAATTTTGTACCAAAGGCAAAGAACATCATTTTCCTTTATATGGATGGCGGGGTTTCCCAGGTAGACTCTTTTGATCCCAAACCCAGGCTGGATAAAGAAAACGGGGAAGATCCCGGCAAAAAATTCAAGGTAGATGCCACGCAGTTTGGAAATGTGGGAAAGATCTTGAAGAGTCCATGGGGTTTTAAGAAATATGGCGAATCGGGTATGGATATCAGTGACCTGTTTCCACATATTGCCACATGTGCCGATGACCTGGTAATGATCAGGTCGATGGTGTCCA comes from Flavihumibacter fluvii and encodes:
- a CDS encoding PSD1 and planctomycete cytochrome C domain-containing protein; its protein translation is MLAVLVFMVMPVCFFLSCQQSYTPGLPDKVDFNYDIRPILVQKCYLCHGPDSSSRKGNLRLDTFEGATALSKEGTKAISPGHADKSTMVYRINHKDPEIMMPTPESNLQLTKRERALIERWIDQGAEWKPHWAFIPPSISEKAAKEDLEKNGIDYFINQKLEQNGLEVAPEADKLALIRRVAYLLTGLPPSPEAVDKYLSDNNPDAYAKMTDHYLNSGQFGERWARHWMDMVRYAETKGHEFDYTISDAWRYRDYLIRAFNNDLPYDQMVKEQLAGDLLRQQRINTATGENESQIATVFYALGEGTHSPVDVRQDEADRIDNIIDVTGKTFQGLTISCARCHDHKFDPISTKDYYSMFGIVEGTRFSPIPANMANKTGSIQALQQNNDSVRILIAAKWLQELAGKPALTRVPGTKSKEQNTGIKTLGEFRGNSIGDWKTDGMAISKSTTLGNPVLNKSGKIVALDDGKASSRIIGNNIYGALRSPDFIIDKNYIGVRALGKDASIRIVIDNFQLIQYPIYGDMDQRIDTSGWENHVFDVTQWKGRNAYIEVLTGYFEQHVFKMHKDAWFDVQYAIAYDQQWAEPVQAVSQEPVDPGKAVDHWRNYTASVEEVKALNGLLRQRSISGTIPGLDNLQQQRSQLQMSLADSIEFVSGVTDGYAKNSPVFIRGSYKELSEKPVERAFLSALRKGNTTYNEKGSGRMQLAESITQPTNPLTARVMVNRIWHYLFGKGIVETVDNFGMQGKLPSNPELLDFLAIKFQKDGYSVKKMIRSILMSEAFRRSAKPSEAARKQDPNNIYLSHFPIRRLEAEAIRDALLMASGKLDTTMYGPPVPAYISSFMNGRGKPEQSGPIDGRGRRSIYLEVRRNFLDPMMTTFDRPIPFTAFGKRNVTNVPAQSLILMNDPFVVMQAEGMAKNLLAKEQLTFDNRIQWIYRQALSRPAKPEEISAARGLVQQFAGRYKIKEGAWDNNLTIWKDYIHSVFNFKEFIYLN